The genomic region GCGGGTGCATGTGGTGATAATATCGGCCTCGCGGGTCGCGGCGTCGAGATCGGTGACGGCTTCTGTGGCGATGCCGTCGCCTTCCAGCAGCGTCGCAAGCTCCTGCGCGCGCTCCACCGTCCGGTTCCAGACCCGCACCCGCTTCAGCTGCGGCCGCACGGTGCGGTGGCCGCGCACCAGCCAGCGCGCCATCTCGCCGGCGCCGACCACCAGCAGCGTCTCGGCATCCGGCCGCGCCAGGTGTTTTGCGCCGAGCGCGGAGTCCGCGGCGGTCTTCCAATGGGTGATCTCGGCGGCGTCCATCACCGCGAGCGGACGCCCGTCATTGCCGTCGAACAGCACGCAGACCGCCTGCACCGCCGGCAGCTTGCCGTGGGCGAGGTTGCCCGGAAAACTGGTGTAGAGCTTGGTCATCATGAAGCGGCCGGCATCGACCGCGCTGCGCGTCACCAGCTGCTGGCCCTTGTCGTCGCCGAGATAGCTGTCGTGCACCGCGATCTTCGGCCGCCGGTGCGCGACCTCGATCGCCTCGATCAGGACCGGAAAGCTCAGGACGCGGTTGACCTCGCTGTCGTCGACGATATGCACGTGCTATCTCCCCTGGAGCGCCCCTCGCGCTCTCGCCGGACGTTCCCGAAACCTGTCCGGACTGGATAGCGCGTGGGGACGGCTAGTCAACCGGACATGCACCATTGGGCGTCCCTTGCTATCCTGCGGACCTGATTCTCTCGCAGGTTTTCGCAAGCCGTGGTTGCATTCATCGTCGCCGTCCTGATCTTCATCCTGCTCGGCGGCGCCGCGCTTGCGACCATGGCGATCCATGCCCGGCTCGCCGATCATCACCGCAGCGACGAGACAAACACCTCGGTACGCCTGGTCGCGACGCTGTTCGTCACCATGCCGTCGCTGCTGCTTGGCCTGATGATGAATAGTGCCGCCAACACCTATGTGGCGGTCGATCGCAATCTGCATGTCTTCGCCACCGATCTCATCCTGCTCGACCGCAGCCTGCGGCCGCTCGGCCCAAGCGCCGACGAGCCGCGCAAGCGGCTGCTCGCCTATGTCGAGCAGGTGCTCAAGGATGTTCCGATCTCCAGGGCAAGCGCGGTGTCCGAGCGTCTGCTCGACGAGGTCGGCACCAGCCTGCGCGAGCTGCGGTTCGACGACGAGCAGAAGGTCGCGCTGTGGAACGACGCCCGGTCGGTCTACCGGCAGGCGGTGCAGCAGCGCTGGACCTTCGTCGAGCAGTCCGACGGCTCGTTTCCGTCGCCGCTGATCTGCATCCTGGTCGGGTGGCTGACGCTGATGTTCGCAACGCTGGGCTTTCGCGCGCCGCGCAACGCAGTGGTGATCTCGACCACCGTCGCCGCCGCGGCGCTGATCTCGGCCGCGATCTATCTGATCCTCGAAATGAGCACGCCGTTCTCCGGCCCGATCCAGCTCTCCGACCGCCCGCTGGTGCGCGCGGTCGAGGAAATCAGGCGGTAGCACATTCGGTGCTGTAGCCCGGATGAGCCAACGGGTCGCGCGAACGCGCGCCCGATGACAGGCTCCGCGATATCCGGGGCGGCTCCCGCATGTCGCTCCGCTCATGCGGGCTACGCGACGGTATCGGCACGCGCCTGCGGCTTTATTCCCCTCGCATTGGTCGCCGTCCCGAAAATTCTTCACGCGCGATCAGCGGAATAGTGCGCGCCCTCCGGCGTCCTAACGCATGCAAGCCATTTGCATTCGAACAGGAGACATCATGAAGACATCGATCTCGCTCGCGCTCGCCGCCGCCGCGTCGCTTGCGCTCGCCTCGACCGCCTTTGCCGCGCCGCCGACCAAGACCGGAACCACCGCGAAGGGCTCCGTCCTCACCGACGCCAAGGGCATGACGCTCTACACCTTCGACAAGGATTCAGAAGGTAAGTCGGCCTGCAACGGCCCGTGTGCGACGAACTGGCCGGTCTTGAAGGCGGACGCCAGCGACAAGGCTGAAGGCGGCTACACCATCATCTCGCGTGACGACGGCTCCAAGCAGTGGGCCTACAAGGGCAAGCCGCTCTATACCTTCGCCAAGGACCAGAAGGCCGGCGACATCACCGGCGACGGCTTCCTCAACGGCGCCTGGCACCTCGCGCAGCCCTGAGCGCTTGCAGGCGGATTGAACGTGGGGCGGGTTACCGCAAGCGCAACCCGCCGTCTCTCCGCACGCATACATGCGGCGGGTTACGCGGAGCCTGCCATCGGGCCGCCCTGCGCGCGGACCCGTTGGCTAACCCGCCATGCGATCCTGCCTGAAGCGACGATCGCGCCTCACGCCCTGCGCTTCAGCGCCATGCCCATGCTGATCCAGCTCACGCCGGCGCAGATCAGATCGACGCTGAGGAAAATGCCGAGCACGTAGAGGCTCGACACCGGCCAGCGCGCCAGGATCATGGCGCCGAGCACGAGCGTGATCAGGCCGGAGATCGCAACCATTCCCCACGGCGCTTCCGAGTTCATGCCGAAGGCGAGGAAGATGCGGACGATGCCGGAGACCACGAGCGCTACGCCGAGGAACAGCGTTAGCGTCGCCGCCGCGAGCAGCGGGTTCTCGAAGGTGACGAAGCCGGCGACGACATAGAGCGCGCCGAGCAGCAGCCAGAACAGGAACTTGCCCCAGGTCTTGAACTGAAACGCGTTGATGATCTCGGCGACGCCGGCGACGATCATCATGGCGCCGACGAACAGCACGCTGACGACGGTGGCGAAGAAGACGCTGCCGAAGGCGAGCACGCCGGCGATCAGGTAGATCACGCCGAGGGCGACGATCCAGCCCCACTTGGCGCGGAGGTTGGAAAGCCCGGATCCGAGGCTGTGAGGAGGTGTGGCGGGTGAGCTGGACGCAGTGGACATCGTATCGCTCCCGAATACTTGATGAAACCATGCTACCATAGGTCAAGGCACGGACAAGGGCGGGTGCGCAGCTGGCACGAAATGCATGCTGGCACCAAAGGCGTCGCGACACGTTTGATTCAATTCGTCCGGCATGTTGCCGCGCAGCATTCGCCGGTTTGACGACGGCCGGCCCGCATCGGACGATGGACTGTCCGGACCGCAGCGCAAGCGGTTCGGATCGCGCAGCCACAGAGGAGGTCGACATGCCCGCCACGCACGACAAGGATCACGTTTACAAAATCCTGGAACTGGTCGGATCATCGGACAAGAGCATCGAGGCGGCGATCGAGAACGCCGTCAGCCGCGCGTCAAAGACGATCCGGGAAATGAAGTGGTTCGAGGTGGTGCAGACGCGGGGCCATATCGAGGACGGCAAGATCCGGCACTACCAGGTGGCGCTGCGGGTCGGCTTTACGCTGGAGTAGGGCGGCCTTAGTTCGTCATTCACCGGTGCGCAATTCGAACGCGAACCTGCGCCCCACTATGCTGTCATCGCCCGGCTTGACCGGGCGATCCAGTACGCCGGGGCCTCTCGGTTCAAGCACGGCCGTCCCTGGAATACTGGATCACCCGCTTTCGCGGGTGATGACACCGCGCTGTTTGACGTCCTGAATTGCGACGCATCCTCATCGTCGTCCCGGCGTAGGCCGGGACCCATAACCACCGAAGGTCGTTGGTACGCGCGCTGGGACCACAGCCTTTCTCACCAACCAAATCCTGTGGTTATGGGTCCTGGCTTTCGCCAGGACGACGAATGGAAAGTGTCGTCCCCGTCACCGTCGCGACAGCGGCGCGGGCGGCGGCGGGGCGGTGGCGCCGGCGGCGAGGGAGCGCTGCACCATCACGGTGTCGGACCAGCGGCCGTAGCGATAGGCGACACCGGGCAAATGCCCGACGCGGGCGAAGCCGAAGCGGTCGTGCAGCGCGAGCGAGGCGGCGTTGTCGCTGTCGATGTAGCCGATCATCTGGCGGAAGCCGGCGGCGGCGCAGGTGTCGATCAACTCCTGCAGCAGCCGGCCGCCGACGCGCTGGCCGGTGAAGCGGTGATGCACATAGATCGAATGCTTCACCGTGTAGCGGTAGGCCGGACGCTTGCGGAACAGCACGACATAGGCGTAGCCGACCACCTCGCCGTCACAGATCGCGACGAGATGGGGCAGGCGGGTGTTGCGCAGATTCTTGCGGCGGTCGCGCAGATCGTCGGGCTCCGGCGTGCCGCTGTCGTCGACGCTCTCCTCGACGCCGCGGCGGATGTGGTGGCGGTAGATCGACAGCATGGCGTCGACGTCGCCGTCGCGGGACGGGCGGACGGTGATCTTGTGATCATTCTCCATTGTGTTGCGTCCGTTCGCCTATTCGGACACGACATAGGTGTAGAAGCGGACGCGGCCGGAGTCGTCGATCTCCTTGTAGATGCCCTGGACTTCGACCTCGAAGCCCGGGAACGCATTGAAGCTCGCCTCGAACATCTTCAGATAATCGATCATCGGCTTGCTGCGTTCCGACAGCCGCTCGCCGGGCACGATGGTGGCAATGCCGGGTGGGTAGACCACAAACGGCGTCGCGGCGACGCGGCCGAAGATCTGGTCGATCGGCAGATAGTCGACATCGTTGCGGATGAGATATTGTGCGGCCTGGCGCGGCGACATCGCGATCTCGGGCAGGTGCTCGGGCAGGAATTGCCTGGCCTGCAGCGTGCTGACGCCGCCGTCGCGGAAGAAGCGGTGCATGTCGCCGCAGAGGTCGCGCAGCCGCACCCCGCTATAGCGTTGCGGGCGGCGGCGGAAGAATTCGGGGATGACGTCCTCGATCAGCGCGTTGTCGTCGTGCAGCTTCTTGAAGGCGACCAGCCCCGACACCAGCGTGCCGGCCTTGCTGGCCTCGACGCCGGGCGTCAGCAGGAACAGCAGGGAGTTGAGGTCGTTCTTCTCGGCGACGATCTGGTTCTCGCGGAGATATTGCGCCACCACCGGCGCGGGGATGCCGTGATCGGCATAGGCGCCGGTGGCGTGATCGAAGCCCGGCGTCAGCAATGTGAGCTTGTTCGGGTCGGTCATGGCGAAGCCCGCGGTCAGCTCGGGGAAGCCGTGCCAGGTTTCGCCGGGACTGAGCTGCCAGTAGGACGGATTGGTCGCGAGCTGGTCGGTCGAGATCGTCTCCCAGGCGACATTGTGCACGCCGTTCTCGCGCGCGACGTCGGGGATCATGACGCGATCCGGCACGAACGGCTCGAAGAACCAGCGCCGCTCGGCCCGCGTCTCCTTCTCCTCGAACTCGCGCTTCACGGCGCGGATCTTCTTGCGCAATTCGATGCCGAGCCGGATCGTGTCGTCCCACAAGACTTCGCCGGAACGGCCCTTCATCATCTGAGCGCCGACATCGAGCGAGGCGAAGATCGGATAGAACGGCGAGGTCGAGGCGTGCTGCATGAAGCTTTCGTTGAAGCGGCGGTGCTCGACCCGGCGCTTCTGGCCCTTGATGTGGCGGTCGCGGATGTGGATCTGCGAGGCCTGCGAGAAGCTCGCGAGCTGCTTGTGGGTCGATTGGGTCGCGATGATGCCGGGCGCCTCGGGGCCGAGATCGGACAGTCCCATGGCGAAGCGGCCGGCATAGATCGGGTGGAATTTCATGAAGCCGGCCCAGGCCTCGTCGAACAGGATATAGTCGCAGAGATGGCCGATCCGCTTGAGGATCATCTCGGCCGAGTGGATGGTGCCGTCATAGGTGCACTGCTCGACCACCGCGACGCGGAACGGACGCTCCTTCTTCCAGGCGTTCTCGTCCCTCACCAGCGGATGCTTGCGGATGTGATCGCGCAGCGTGCCCTCGTCGAGCAGGTCCCAGCGCATCGGGCCGATCAGGCCCCAGGCGTTGCGCACCGTCGGCACATAGACCGGGATGCCGCCGCCGATCAGCAGCGCGCCGTGATGCGCGGCCTTGTGGTTGTTGCGGTCGAACAGCACGAGGTCGCCGTCGGTAACCAGCGAGCCGAGCGCGACCTTGTTGGAGGTCGAGGTGCCGTTGAGCACGAAATAGGTCTTCTCGGCGCCGAAGATCCTCGCCGCCTCCTTCTGCGCCCGCAGCGCCGGGCCCTCATGGGTGAGGAGGTCGCCGAGGTCGAGCACGGAATTGTCGAGGTCGTCGCGAAACACCGCTTCGCCGAGATGTTCGACGAACACCCGTCCGATCGGGCTGCGGCTGTAGAACACGCCGCCGTTATGGCCCGGGCATGTCCAGAGCTGGTTGCCTTCCTCGGCATAGTCGACCAGCGCGCCGAAGAACGGCGTCTTCAAATTCTCGGCATATTGCTTCAGCCTGGAGATCAGGTTCTTGGCGATGAAGGGCGGAGTTTCCTCGGACAGGAACACGTAGCCGTCGATGAAGTCGAGCACCTCGACCGGCAGGTCCTCGAACCGCTTGCGGCGGATCAGGAGGATGATTGGGAAGTCGAGGCCGCGCCGGCGCATCAGGTTGATCAGTGCCGCGGTCTTGCCCTCAAGCCCCTTCTTGCCCCAATCGACCACCATGCAGCCGATCGCGGCATCGGTCTGCACCGCGATCTCGGCATCCTCCAGCTTGCGGGCGCGAACCACCTCGAAGCCGGAGCGCTCGATCTCGGCGATGATCTGGTTGAAGCGGATGCCCTCGAGGTCGTCGGCCTCGAACACCGGTGCTGCGAACAGGAAGTTGAAGCGTTTGAAATAGTCCATGCGTGTCCCCGAACTGGTCCGGCGCTGACGTGTCGGCACAATTCATGACAGGCAGATGACAAGGGGGTGGATCGAGGATCGAATAGATTGTGGGGACGCAATCCCTCACTGCACGGCGTCAGCCCGTGGATATTCGAGCTGCATGGCGACGAAGTCCGCCGTGCCGCGGCCATAGCGTGTCTCGATCCTGGCAAGCGCCCGGTCGAGTGCCTGCGCGGGCGGCGCGGTGCCGACCGCGGGCAGCAGACCATCTGCGGACCAGGCCGACGCCACGACCTGCGGATAGATGCGCAGGCCGTTGCGGGTCGTCACGACGTCGCCGGTCGCAGCGAAGGTCACGGCATGCGAGCGATAGGTGCGCGACCAGCTGTCGGCGACCAGCGCAAGCGAGACCTCGTCGACGCCGGGAGCAAGCGCGAGCCCTAGCTGTTCCCGGTTCCAGAACGCCAGCGTGTTCTGGATCGCGGTCAGCGCGAAAGGACGTGTGAACTTGAAGGCGTTGCTGTCATGCCGCGCGTCCCAGCCGGGCAGGCCGATCTCGCGCGCGACGGCCTCGGCCTTGGCGCGGCCGGCGATCGCCTCGATCAGCGTCAGCGACATCGGCATCGACGCCGAAATCCCAGTCGTCGTCGCGAGGCCGCGATCGACCACGATGCGGCGGTCGGCAACGTATTGGATGGCGGGATGTTTGCTGCGCCAGTTCTTCAGGTAGAACCAGTGCGTGGTGGCGCGCCTGCCGTCGAGCAGGCCGGTCGAGGCGAGCACCTTGGCGCCGGCGCAGACGGCGACGATCACAGCGCCTTTCTCCGCCTGCTGCCGGATCCATTGCATGACTGTGGGATCGTCGTCGCGGCTCATCGCCGGCACGATGACGTAGTCGGCGCCGTCGGGATGTGCGGCATCGAATGCGGCGATGGTCGCATCAGGCTCGACCTTCAGCACCGGGAACAGCGCGACCGGACCGGGTCCCGTCGCCAGCGTGACGACATCGGCAACATCGGCGCGCTTGAGGATGCCGTAGGGCATCAGATAGTCGGTGGTCTCGGTCATGTCGTTGATGCCGAGGATCGCGATCAGCGGTCGCGCCCGCTTCGGCGGCTTCAGCGCCGCGAGCATCGCGTCGTGCTCTTGCGTCGCGATCGGCGGCGGAACGCGGAACGCCGATGCGGCGGGCAGGGTGAAGAGCCAGATGCCGCCGATGATTGGAACCAGCGCGGCGACGGCGATGCCGCACCACGCGAGAAGCCGCCAGGTCATGATGATCGATCTCAACGTATCCGCGTGCGTCGCCCGGCACGCAAGCTACTCGCCGGTCACGTCGACCAAAACGGCGAAATTCCCGCAAAAACGGACACGCCAACAACGCGGCTCAAACGCGTAGCCCGGACGGGCGACAGCGACATCCGGGGCCGGTCCTTCCCCGCATGCCGCTCCGCTCACGCGGGCTGCTATGCGACGCGCTCAGTAGACGAGGTTCGTACCCGTCGGCTTTTCCAGTGCCGCCGCCAGCGTCCGATACTCATCGCAGTCGGTGCCACAGATCTCGGCGATCCGCTGCAGATGATACTGCGCCTGGTCGCGGTTTCCCTGTTCGATCTGCCACAGGCCGTAGTAGTTCCACGTCAGGACGTGGTTCGGATCGGCCTTGAGCGCACGTTCGTACCAGACTTGCGATTGCTTGTAGTCGCCGAGCTTGCGATAGGAATAGCCGATCAGGTTCGCGACATCAGGATGATCGTCGCGGCCGAGCGCGTGCAACTGATCGATCGCGGCGTCGTAGTCGTTGCGTTCGTAGATTGTCGCATAGGCCGCGCGATAGCCGTCGCGGAGTGCCGGGTCTTCGAAGCCGGACTGCTTGACGGGTTTCTTGATCTTGTGCGTGGTCTTTCTGTCCTTCTGCTGGGGATAGGACGGCGCGGGAGTGCTGTAGCTCGATCCGTATGGGTCGCCACCGCCGCCTCCGCCGCCACCTCCGCCAGCCGCGATGGCGGTCTGCAGTGGGAACAGAATGATCGGCGCTGTCAGAAATGCCGCAAGCATCATCGGTGACTTGATCATGGACACCTCCCGATTTGACAAGGACAGTCATTGGCCTGAAGCACTAACTCCCGATCGCGAGAGACATTCCGCGCGTTCCGAGAAATTGTTTGCCGAAGCGGCAATCGCACTGTCTCTTCGGGACGTTGCGCTCTCTCGCGCACGCTGGCTGAGTGTTTTGTTCGCGCCACCGGACATCGGAGTCGAAACTAACATCGGTGTTAGAATCGCACTCAAATGCTCAATGTCCATTTGCACCCCCGGCAAGAAGGACGATCGATGATGAAGACGGAGCTCTCCGAGATCTACCGAAGCTACATCGCCTGTTTGAATCGCCAGGACTGGCCGCAACTCGGTCGGTTCGTTGACGAGGATGTGTGCCACAACGGCCGACGGCTCGGATTATCCGGCTATCGCGAGATGCTGGAAGGGGACTTTCGCGACATCCCGGACCTTCGCTTCAACATCGAACTGCTGGTGTCGGATGCGTCCCATGTCGCGAGCCGGCTGGCGTTCGATTGTTCGCCGAAGGGACGATTTCTGGGCCTCGCTATCGACGGCAGACGCGTCTCGTTCGCCGAGAACGTGTTCTACGAATTCCGCGACGGGAAGATCGTGCAGGTCTGGTCGGTGATCGACAAGGCTGCGATCGAGGCCCAGCTGTAGCGGCGGCGCCTGGATCAGCGTGACGCCGCTACTTCCGCTCCAGATGCCAGGCGCCGTCCCAATCGGCCGCCGGCGGATCTTGCCTGAAGGCTGCGACGCGCGCCTTCATGGCGATCGACGGGCCGTCGCCGGGCGCCGCCGCCAGCGCCGCGGCGAAGGCTTGCTCGGCGTCATCCCAGCGGCGGTCGCGATAGGCGGCGAGACCGTCCGCGTAACGCTGCCGCAATTCGGTCTGCGCCGGCGTCAGTTCGTCCTTCTTGCCGAGGATCTCGAACACCGCGACCGGCTGGGTCTGCCCCATCACGACGAGACGATCGATCTCGCGCAGCTCGATCGTCGCCGCGCAAGCGGCCGCAGTGGCTTCCGAGATCAGGCTGCGGCTGCCGTAAAACTTGTTGGCGCCTTCCAGCCGCGAGGCGAGGTTCACGGTGTCGCCGAGCACCGTGTAGCTCATCATGAACTCGGAGCCGATGCTGCCGACCAGGGCCTCGCCGGTGGCGATCCCGATCCGGATGTCGCAATCGGCCGGGATCACGCGCACGCCGAGCAGTTCCGGCAGATCCTTGCGCAGCTGGTTGACCTGGCCGATCATGTCGATGGCGGCAAGCGCGGCCAGATGGGTCTGCTCGGCTTCCTCGACGAAGGGCGCGCCCCAATAGGCCATGATGGCGTCGCCGATATATTTGTCGATGATGCCGCGATGCGCATGGACCGGCGCCGACATCGTCGACAGATAGAGGTTCATGATCTTGACGAGGCCGCTCGGCGTCACGCCCTCGCTCAGGCTGGTGAAGCCCTTCATGTCGCAGAACATCACCGTCATGACGCGGCGCTGTCCTTCGGTCGCGGCGATCGCCGGCTGTTCGAGCAGGCCCTCGGCGATCCGCGGATTGATGTAGCGGCCGAACGTCTCGCGAATGCGCTGGTTGTGGCGCAGCGTCTCGATCATGCGGTTGAAGGCGGCCGACAGCTGGCCGATCTCGTCCTGGGTCGTGATGGTGATGGCGCCGTCGAGGCGGCCGGCCTCGACCTCGCGGGTGCTTTCGAGCAGGCGCATCACCGGACGCGTGATGCCGCTGCCGACCAGCATCGCGAACACGAAGCCGAGGATCGCGGCAATCGCGGTCACGACGCCGGAGATGATGATCGCCCGCTGCTGGGCACTCATCACCTTCGCTGCGGCCGAAGCGACCTGCGCCAGCATGTCGGAACGGATGCCCTCGATCCTGGTGTTGAAGTCGTCGCGCAGGCCGTCGGCGCGGAGCGTGGTCGCTTTCGCCGCCGCAAAGTCCTTGGCGTCGATCTGCTCGAGCAGCGTCTTGTTCTCCGCGTTCAGCCGCATCAGGAGGTCGTTGACGGCATTGTCGATGCGGTCGTCGAGGCGTCCGAGCGCGGCGTTGTCGGATGGCGTCGAGGGATCGGCGATGATCGCATCGATCAACGTGCGCGCGGCGTCGGCCTCGCGCTTGATCAGGGGCTCGATCTCCTCGAAGGCCTTGCGCGCGCTTTCGTACCCGGAATCCTCGCCCGGTGCCTGCATCTTCGCCATCATCATCCGGCGCATGGCGAGCGA from Bradyrhizobium elkanii USDA 76 harbors:
- a CDS encoding DJ-1/PfpI family protein, giving the protein MTWRLLAWCGIAVAALVPIIGGIWLFTLPAASAFRVPPPIATQEHDAMLAALKPPKRARPLIAILGINDMTETTDYLMPYGILKRADVADVVTLATGPGPVALFPVLKVEPDATIAAFDAAHPDGADYVIVPAMSRDDDPTVMQWIRQQAEKGAVIVAVCAGAKVLASTGLLDGRRATTHWFYLKNWRSKHPAIQYVADRRIVVDRGLATTTGISASMPMSLTLIEAIAGRAKAEAVAREIGLPGWDARHDSNAFKFTRPFALTAIQNTLAFWNREQLGLALAPGVDEVSLALVADSWSRTYRSHAVTFAATGDVVTTRNGLRIYPQVVASAWSADGLLPAVGTAPPAQALDRALARIETRYGRGTADFVAMQLEYPRADAVQ
- a CDS encoding tetratricopeptide repeat protein — encoded protein: MIKSPMMLAAFLTAPIILFPLQTAIAAGGGGGGGGGGDPYGSSYSTPAPSYPQQKDRKTTHKIKKPVKQSGFEDPALRDGYRAAYATIYERNDYDAAIDQLHALGRDDHPDVANLIGYSYRKLGDYKQSQVWYERALKADPNHVLTWNYYGLWQIEQGNRDQAQYHLQRIAEICGTDCDEYRTLAAALEKPTGTNLVY
- a CDS encoding ornithine cyclodeaminase family protein; its protein translation is MHIVDDSEVNRVLSFPVLIEAIEVAHRRPKIAVHDSYLGDDKGQQLVTRSAVDAGRFMMTKLYTSFPGNLAHGKLPAVQAVCVLFDGNDGRPLAVMDAAEITHWKTAADSALGAKHLARPDAETLLVVGAGEMARWLVRGHRTVRPQLKRVRVWNRTVERAQELATLLEGDGIATEAVTDLDAATREADIITTCTRSREPLVKGANLRPGTHLDLVGGFTPETRESDDEAARRSRIFVDRRESAFDGVGDILQPIAGGAIKETDVLGDHYDLASGTVAGRLSDSDITFFKNAGGGHLDLMTCETVFAQLGKELR
- a CDS encoding Orn/Lys/Arg decarboxylase N-terminal domain-containing protein, which translates into the protein MDYFKRFNFLFAAPVFEADDLEGIRFNQIIAEIERSGFEVVRARKLEDAEIAVQTDAAIGCMVVDWGKKGLEGKTAALINLMRRRGLDFPIILLIRRKRFEDLPVEVLDFIDGYVFLSEETPPFIAKNLISRLKQYAENLKTPFFGALVDYAEEGNQLWTCPGHNGGVFYSRSPIGRVFVEHLGEAVFRDDLDNSVLDLGDLLTHEGPALRAQKEAARIFGAEKTYFVLNGTSTSNKVALGSLVTDGDLVLFDRNNHKAAHHGALLIGGGIPVYVPTVRNAWGLIGPMRWDLLDEGTLRDHIRKHPLVRDENAWKKERPFRVAVVEQCTYDGTIHSAEMILKRIGHLCDYILFDEAWAGFMKFHPIYAGRFAMGLSDLGPEAPGIIATQSTHKQLASFSQASQIHIRDRHIKGQKRRVEHRRFNESFMQHASTSPFYPIFASLDVGAQMMKGRSGEVLWDDTIRLGIELRKKIRAVKREFEEKETRAERRWFFEPFVPDRVMIPDVARENGVHNVAWETISTDQLATNPSYWQLSPGETWHGFPELTAGFAMTDPNKLTLLTPGFDHATGAYADHGIPAPVVAQYLRENQIVAEKNDLNSLLFLLTPGVEASKAGTLVSGLVAFKKLHDDNALIEDVIPEFFRRRPQRYSGVRLRDLCGDMHRFFRDGGVSTLQARQFLPEHLPEIAMSPRQAAQYLIRNDVDYLPIDQIFGRVAATPFVVYPPGIATIVPGERLSERSKPMIDYLKMFEASFNAFPGFEVEVQGIYKEIDDSGRVRFYTYVVSE
- a CDS encoding DUF4239 domain-containing protein, whose amino-acid sequence is MVAFIVAVLIFILLGGAALATMAIHARLADHHRSDETNTSVRLVATLFVTMPSLLLGLMMNSAANTYVAVDRNLHVFATDLILLDRSLRPLGPSADEPRKRLLAYVEQVLKDVPISRASAVSERLLDEVGTSLRELRFDDEQKVALWNDARSVYRQAVQQRWTFVEQSDGSFPSPLICILVGWLTLMFATLGFRAPRNAVVISTTVAAAALISAAIYLILEMSTPFSGPIQLSDRPLVRAVEEIRR
- a CDS encoding GNAT family N-acetyltransferase, producing MENDHKITVRPSRDGDVDAMLSIYRHHIRRGVEESVDDSGTPEPDDLRDRRKNLRNTRLPHLVAICDGEVVGYAYVVLFRKRPAYRYTVKHSIYVHHRFTGQRVGGRLLQELIDTCAAAGFRQMIGYIDSDNAASLALHDRFGFARVGHLPGVAYRYGRWSDTVMVQRSLAAGATAPPPPAPLSRR
- a CDS encoding ester cyclase; its protein translation is MMKTELSEIYRSYIACLNRQDWPQLGRFVDEDVCHNGRRLGLSGYREMLEGDFRDIPDLRFNIELLVSDASHVASRLAFDCSPKGRFLGLAIDGRRVSFAENVFYEFRDGKIVQVWSVIDKAAIEAQL
- a CDS encoding HdeD family acid-resistance protein, which encodes MSTASSSPATPPHSLGSGLSNLRAKWGWIVALGVIYLIAGVLAFGSVFFATVVSVLFVGAMMIVAGVAEIINAFQFKTWGKFLFWLLLGALYVVAGFVTFENPLLAAATLTLFLGVALVVSGIVRIFLAFGMNSEAPWGMVAISGLITLVLGAMILARWPVSSLYVLGIFLSVDLICAGVSWISMGMALKRRA
- a CDS encoding dodecin, which translates into the protein MPATHDKDHVYKILELVGSSDKSIEAAIENAVSRASKTIREMKWFEVVQTRGHIEDGKIRHYQVALRVGFTLE
- a CDS encoding adenylate/guanylate cyclase domain-containing protein produces the protein MFRNSIRQKIVGIAAGLIILAVITSLLSMVMAGQVGHLLDELTNRYIPAYGHLARVNIRALERSLAMRRMMMAKMQAPGEDSGYESARKAFEEIEPLIKREADAARTLIDAIIADPSTPSDNAALGRLDDRIDNAVNDLLMRLNAENKTLLEQIDAKDFAAAKATTLRADGLRDDFNTRIEGIRSDMLAQVASAAAKVMSAQQRAIIISGVVTAIAAILGFVFAMLVGSGITRPVMRLLESTREVEAGRLDGAITITTQDEIGQLSAAFNRMIETLRHNQRIRETFGRYINPRIAEGLLEQPAIAATEGQRRVMTVMFCDMKGFTSLSEGVTPSGLVKIMNLYLSTMSAPVHAHRGIIDKYIGDAIMAYWGAPFVEEAEQTHLAALAAIDMIGQVNQLRKDLPELLGVRVIPADCDIRIGIATGEALVGSIGSEFMMSYTVLGDTVNLASRLEGANKFYGSRSLISEATAAACAATIELREIDRLVVMGQTQPVAVFEILGKKDELTPAQTELRQRYADGLAAYRDRRWDDAEQAFAAALAAAPGDGPSIAMKARVAAFRQDPPAADWDGAWHLERK